The following is a genomic window from Magnetococcus sp. PR-3.
CGGCCATGTGGTGAGCGCACTGGTGGTGGATGAGAGTGATGAGGTGATGGTGATCACCGATCAGGGTACGGTACTGCGTACCAAGGTTGACTCTATCCGCGTTGCGGGCCGTGCCACCATGGGTGTGCGGGTGTTGAATGTGGCCGATGGGGAGCGGGTTGTCTCCGTGGCACGTTTGGCGGAAGCCGAAGAGATTGAAGCGTTGGATGAAGAGGGTCATGTCATTACCCCAGAGGCAGGGGAGGAAGCTGCGGCTCCTGAGCCTGATGCTGAGGGTGGAGAATCCGAGGAAGAGGGAGCGTAACCGTGCTGGATATCAAACGCATTCGTAAGGATACCGATGCTGTTGAGGCGGCGCTCAAGCGTCGGGGTGGTTCGGTGGATCTCAGCCATTTTCGTGAGCTGGAATCCCGCAAACGTGGCATTCAGACCGATGTCGAGCAGCTGCAATCTCAACGCAACGCGCTCTCAAAAGAGATTGGCCAGCGCAAAGCGGCCAAAGCGGATGCCTCGGACCTGTTCGAGCAGATGAAAAATGTCGGCCCCAAGCTTAAAGAGCTGGAGAGCCGTTTGAAGGATCTGGAGACCCAGGTTGAGGCCATTATTGTGGCACTGCCCAACACCCCCCACAGCTCCGTGCCGGAGGGGGCCTCGGAAGAGGATAATGTCGAGGTGCGTCGTTGGTCGCCCACCACAGGTGAGGGGGGTGAGCCCGCAGCGCTGGATTTTGAAGCCAAAAACCATTGGGAAATTGGCGAAGATCTGGGCATTTTGGACTTTGAAGCGGGCGCGGCTGTGGCGGGTTCCCGTTTTACGGTGTTTAGAGGGCTCGGGGCGCGGCTCTCCCGTGCGCTGGCCAACTACATGTTGGATCTGCACACCGGCGACCACGGTTATCAGGAGGTTTTGCCCCCTGTTTTAACCAATGCCGAGTGTCTGTTTGGTACCGGTCAGCTGCCCAAGTTTGAAGAGGATCTGTTCCGCGCTCGGGATGATGACTACTACATGATCCCCACAGCAGAGGTACCGGTGACCAATTTGGTCCGGGAGCAGATTTTAGAAGATGCTCAACTGCCCCTGCGTATGACCGCTTGGACCAACTGCTTCCGACGTGAAGCTGGTGCAGCGGGCAAGGATACCCGTGGTTTGATCCGTCAACACCAGTTTGACAAGGTGGAGCTGGTACAGATCGCCCGTCCTGGTGAGAGCTACGACGCCCTGGAAGAGCTGACAGGCCATGCCGAGGCTGTCTTGAAGGGGTTGGGCTTAGCGTACCGTACGGTGGTGCTGTGTGGTGGGGATATGGGCTTTGGCGCGGCTAAGACCTATGATCTAGAGGTGTGGTTGCCGGGGCAGGCTAAATACCGCGAGATCTCCTCCTGTTCCAATACCGAGGATTTCCAAGCGCGGCGCATGAAGGCCCGTTTCCGCCGGGAGGCCAAGGGTAAGCCAGAGCTGGTACACACCCTAAATGGTTCTGGTGTGGCGGTCGGTCGTGCATTGGTGGCGGTACTGGAGAACTACCAGCAGGCCGATGGCAGTGTGGTGGTACCAGAGGTTTTACGCCCCTATATGGGTGGGCTTGAGGTTATTCAGGCCAAATAATGCACGTGGCCATGTGGTGGTGTCAGAGGTTCTACGGTGCTATAGGGATGGGCTTGAGGTTGTTCAGGCCAAAACGTGCGCGTGGCCGTGTGGTGGTGTCAGAGGTTTACGCCCCCATATGAGTGGGCTTGAGGTGATTCCGGCCAAATAATGCGCGTGGCCATGTGGTGATGTCAGAGGTTTTACGGCGCTATAGGGATGGGCTTGAGGTGATTCCGGCCAAACCATGCAGGTGGTCGTGTGGTGGAACCAGAGGTTTACGCCCCCATATGAGCGGGCTTGAGGTGATTCCGGCTAAATAATGCACTTTTTTAGGGTTAGGGGGTTGCCAAGCCCACCCTGATTTGTGTATACCTATGTTCCGCAAAGGAAGGGTGGCAGAGCCCGGTTGAATGCACTGGTCTTGAAAACCAGCGATCCGCAAGGATCCGTGGGTTCGAATCCCACCCCTTCCGCCATTATACGAATCAGGCCCGTCCATGACGGGCCTTTTTCTTGCCTTAAATCAGTGTTTTAC
Proteins encoded in this region:
- the serS gene encoding serine--tRNA ligase, with product MLDIKRIRKDTDAVEAALKRRGGSVDLSHFRELESRKRGIQTDVEQLQSQRNALSKEIGQRKAAKADASDLFEQMKNVGPKLKELESRLKDLETQVEAIIVALPNTPHSSVPEGASEEDNVEVRRWSPTTGEGGEPAALDFEAKNHWEIGEDLGILDFEAGAAVAGSRFTVFRGLGARLSRALANYMLDLHTGDHGYQEVLPPVLTNAECLFGTGQLPKFEEDLFRARDDDYYMIPTAEVPVTNLVREQILEDAQLPLRMTAWTNCFRREAGAAGKDTRGLIRQHQFDKVELVQIARPGESYDALEELTGHAEAVLKGLGLAYRTVVLCGGDMGFGAAKTYDLEVWLPGQAKYREISSCSNTEDFQARRMKARFRREAKGKPELVHTLNGSGVAVGRALVAVLENYQQADGSVVVPEVLRPYMGGLEVIQAK